A genomic region of Leptospira mtsangambouensis contains the following coding sequences:
- a CDS encoding LIC11874 family lipoprotein — translation MFRFPLVFILFFVGCFEYEETILFRKLSSGTVEIAYTVPLKRDSNDSLIKFLPTSKEEIINSVKKKSNNNLQVRDFTFRELEKSETTDMYFKRKGKVSYKLDFEDPLHLEGVLIGTFSIKSKPRSLTVKRDFPNLTDNAILDSSAGEKKIISETSRLLKEGRIQFKVLFPKDSECSSNRGFIGLGNLTYQIPLQETLENPDSKTWEYKIRFF, via the coding sequence GTGTTTCGTTTTCCTTTAGTTTTCATTTTATTTTTTGTCGGTTGTTTTGAATACGAAGAGACTATCCTCTTTCGAAAACTCAGCTCTGGAACAGTCGAAATTGCTTATACAGTTCCCTTAAAAAGGGATTCCAACGATTCCCTGATTAAATTTTTACCCACTTCCAAAGAAGAAATCATTAATTCTGTTAAAAAGAAATCGAATAACAATCTACAGGTGAGAGATTTTACCTTTCGGGAATTGGAAAAATCTGAAACCACTGATATGTATTTCAAACGAAAAGGAAAGGTTTCCTACAAACTCGACTTTGAAGATCCTTTGCATTTGGAAGGGGTATTGATTGGAACTTTTTCTATTAAATCAAAGCCAAGATCTCTCACTGTCAAAAGAGATTTTCCTAACCTAACAGATAACGCAATTCTAGATAGCAGTGCTGGAGAGAAAAAAATCATTTCGGAGACTTCTCGGTTACTCAAGGAAGGACGCATCCAGTTTAAGGTTTTATTTCCCAAAGATTCAGAATGTAGCTCGAACCGTGGTTTTATTGGACTTGGAAATTTAACTTACCAAATTCCATTGCAAGAAACTTTGGAAAATCCAGACTCCAAAACCTGGGAGTATAAAATCCGTTTTTTCTAA
- a CDS encoding CheR family methyltransferase — MDFRTSLNTIGDAEFEFIKNLVYKQAGIFLAPHKKIMVQSRLNARLRTLGITSFENYVAKLKLDPKFATEEMQELINRITTNKTDFFRENHHFEFLKNQYFPALEQAVATGGPKSLRIWCSASSTGEEPYSIAITVYDYFHTKPGWNCKIYASDIDTQVIATAKKGVYRDERLEPVSEAVKAKHFNKTIEKDHVYYEAKPHLKALIDFKQINLLHFPFPITEKLDLIFCRNVVIYFDKQTQKTLFQNFEASLKPKGYLILGHSETMFGISDSFKFLGHTIYQKKD; from the coding sequence TTGGACTTTCGAACATCTTTAAACACAATCGGTGACGCCGAATTTGAATTCATTAAAAATTTAGTGTACAAACAAGCTGGGATTTTTTTAGCACCGCATAAAAAAATCATGGTCCAGTCCAGACTCAATGCAAGGCTCCGTACCTTAGGGATTACTAGTTTTGAAAACTATGTAGCAAAACTAAAATTAGATCCTAAGTTTGCTACGGAAGAAATGCAGGAGCTTATCAACCGCATTACCACTAACAAAACTGATTTTTTTCGCGAAAACCATCATTTTGAATTTTTAAAGAACCAATACTTTCCTGCGTTAGAACAAGCAGTCGCCACTGGTGGTCCCAAATCGCTTCGGATTTGGTGTTCTGCGTCTTCCACTGGAGAAGAACCTTATTCCATCGCCATCACTGTGTATGACTACTTCCATACAAAACCGGGTTGGAATTGTAAAATTTACGCATCAGATATTGATACCCAAGTGATCGCCACTGCAAAAAAAGGAGTGTATCGGGATGAACGTCTCGAACCTGTTTCAGAAGCAGTGAAAGCCAAACACTTCAATAAAACCATTGAAAAAGATCATGTTTATTATGAAGCAAAACCTCACCTAAAGGCTTTGATTGATTTTAAACAGATTAATCTTTTGCATTTTCCATTTCCGATCACTGAGAAATTGGATTTAATCTTTTGTCGGAATGTGGTCATTTACTTTGACAAACAAACACAAAAAACTTTGTTCCAAAATTTTGAAGCTAGTTTGAAACCAAAAGGATATTTGATTCTTGGTCACTCGGAAACTATGTTTGGAATTTCCGATAGTTTTAAATTTTTAGGACATACCATCTATCAGAAGAAAGACTAA
- a CDS encoding ammonium transporter: MKQVSVFLFLTVLLFGSTIGAEEVTNNQESLESLAKEMASIKSSLAETKLALETTKQEANWVWTCIAAFLVFFMQAGFAYVEAGFTRAKNAVNILMKNFSDLTVGAIAYWVIGFSIMFGPQVLTGFGVGVPSFAESLINAEDGSMDPSKYTFFIFQIVFAATAATIVSGAMAERTKFSAYLVFSIIITAFIYPIFGSFAWGSLLGISTGFLESLGLGGGEGVGFHDFAGSTVVHSVGAWAGLAGAIVVGPRMGKFQTDGRVYPILGHNMSMAALGVFILWFGWFGFNPGSTTSIEGGSFARIAVVTHMAACAGAIAAMVLTWILFKKPEIGLTLNGGLAGLVAITAPCDVVSITGAICIGAVAGVLVIVSVLFLDKIKIDDPVGAVSVHGVCGAWGTLAVGLFSVETGLFSGAGFAQFAAQAIGVATAFLWAFPTSFLMFYIIKKTIGLRVSEEEELLGLDILEHGNEAYPVSK, encoded by the coding sequence ATGAAACAAGTTAGCGTATTTTTATTTTTAACGGTTCTTCTTTTTGGCTCAACCATTGGAGCAGAAGAAGTAACAAATAACCAAGAAAGTTTAGAATCATTGGCAAAAGAAATGGCAAGTATCAAGTCTTCTCTTGCAGAAACAAAACTTGCCTTAGAAACAACAAAACAAGAGGCAAATTGGGTTTGGACTTGTATAGCAGCCTTTCTTGTATTTTTTATGCAAGCTGGTTTTGCTTATGTGGAAGCAGGATTCACAAGAGCCAAAAATGCTGTGAACATTCTGATGAAAAACTTCTCTGACTTAACAGTGGGAGCCATTGCTTATTGGGTGATTGGTTTTTCCATTATGTTTGGTCCCCAAGTGTTAACAGGATTTGGAGTGGGTGTTCCTTCCTTTGCAGAAAGTCTCATCAATGCTGAGGATGGAAGTATGGATCCCTCTAAGTATACTTTTTTTATCTTCCAAATTGTTTTTGCTGCCACAGCCGCAACCATTGTTTCGGGAGCGATGGCAGAAAGGACAAAGTTTTCAGCTTATCTGGTTTTTTCGATCATCATCACTGCTTTTATTTATCCAATTTTTGGCTCCTTTGCTTGGGGGAGCTTACTCGGAATTTCTACAGGATTTTTAGAATCTCTTGGGCTTGGTGGTGGAGAAGGAGTGGGATTTCATGACTTTGCTGGATCCACTGTTGTTCATAGTGTAGGGGCATGGGCAGGACTTGCTGGTGCGATTGTAGTGGGACCTCGGATGGGAAAATTTCAAACCGATGGGCGTGTGTATCCTATTTTGGGTCATAATATGTCCATGGCTGCCCTTGGTGTGTTCATCCTTTGGTTTGGTTGGTTTGGGTTTAACCCTGGTTCAACCACTTCCATAGAGGGAGGAAGTTTTGCAAGGATCGCTGTTGTTACACATATGGCTGCTTGTGCTGGTGCCATTGCTGCTATGGTTCTCACTTGGATTCTTTTCAAAAAACCAGAAATTGGATTAACTTTAAATGGAGGACTGGCAGGTCTTGTCGCCATCACCGCTCCTTGTGACGTGGTGAGTATTACTGGTGCCATTTGTATTGGAGCGGTGGCTGGAGTTCTTGTGATTGTTTCCGTTCTGTTCTTAGATAAAATCAAAATTGATGACCCAGTGGGAGCTGTTTCGGTTCATGGGGTTTGTGGGGCTTGGGGGACTTTGGCAGTCGGTTTGTTTAGTGTGGAAACAGGATTATTTTCTGGGGCTGGATTTGCTCAATTTGCAGCTCAAGCAATCGGAGTGGCGACTGCCTTTCTTTGGGCTTTCCCAACCAGCTTCCTTATGTTTTATATAATCAAAAAGACCATTGGACTCCGAGTTTCGGAAGAAGAAGAATTATTAGGTTTGGATATTTTAGAACACGGAAACGAAGCTTACCCCGTTTCCAAATAG
- a CDS encoding GAF domain-containing SpoIIE family protein phosphatase gives MVDFKVSKRMLVNFRGQNKVVGGLTDKDKIAILLYISKEFANLDREDQLFSKVILICQEIFESDNTTLRLWDGEYLVPVKFVKETEPPRRNLVMGEGYSGAVFETKEPVLVNDLTRSAHFFDEGETTKSVMCVPIMQKEEILGTLAVESERENFYITDDLEILEALTSQLALALYGVRLIEGLVTARAREAAILNQLEWDLKMGRNVQSQILPQDLSAWNGIYFASHYEPMAEVSGDLVDIVRQGHSLTAINIDVSGHGIPAALVTMAIHHQFRRSVMAGLGLTEIMEELGEKLREQLPESTYFTAFMVRIFSDYTFGYVNAGHQRMLHYKAADDTFIQYDTKGVPLGILPVRKIDYEEKQGRLEPGDFLLLISDGFSEQRNHLKDEVGVERIQSWLHDEREKLVMEGRGKVDLKKLSAAFVERFRAYQGDVPNGDDLSFLFLYCGDSIPEASHYIQLAKQSNSKMKMEEAYAQALKAFSIDSSLKEILVFLGKMYYRDGKYKEAIRYLEEYLRTSGDNTAASHFMMGRAYYKAGMISEAKRALKMALSSDHSFAKASILLAQCYLKENAKPKAIKVLQQGVKNTPQSLELKTSLLRLESHSQKVG, from the coding sequence ATGGTTGATTTCAAAGTTTCCAAACGAATGCTCGTCAACTTCCGCGGACAAAACAAGGTCGTGGGAGGATTAACAGATAAAGATAAAATTGCGATCCTTCTCTACATATCCAAAGAATTTGCTAATTTAGATAGAGAAGACCAACTCTTTTCGAAAGTCATCCTGATCTGTCAGGAAATTTTTGAGTCGGACAATACGACACTCCGGCTCTGGGATGGAGAGTATCTTGTCCCTGTCAAGTTTGTCAAAGAGACCGAACCTCCCCGTAGAAATTTAGTGATGGGAGAAGGTTATTCGGGAGCAGTTTTTGAAACCAAAGAACCTGTTCTTGTGAATGATCTCACTCGTTCGGCTCACTTCTTTGATGAAGGTGAAACCACAAAATCAGTGATGTGTGTTCCCATCATGCAAAAAGAAGAAATTCTTGGAACTCTTGCAGTGGAAAGTGAACGCGAAAATTTTTATATCACCGATGATTTAGAAATTTTAGAAGCATTAACTTCTCAACTGGCACTAGCTCTTTACGGGGTCAGACTCATTGAAGGTCTTGTCACTGCAAGAGCAAGAGAAGCTGCCATCTTGAATCAGTTGGAATGGGATTTAAAAATGGGACGAAATGTCCAAAGCCAAATCCTCCCTCAGGACTTAAGTGCTTGGAATGGAATTTATTTTGCAAGCCACTATGAACCAATGGCAGAAGTCAGTGGTGATTTAGTTGATATCGTTAGACAAGGTCATTCTTTAACAGCAATTAACATTGATGTGTCGGGACATGGAATTCCAGCGGCACTAGTTACCATGGCCATCCACCACCAATTCCGCAGATCCGTGATGGCAGGACTTGGACTCACCGAAATTATGGAAGAACTTGGTGAAAAACTAAGAGAACAATTACCAGAATCTACCTATTTTACTGCCTTTATGGTTCGGATCTTTAGTGATTATACATTCGGTTATGTCAACGCAGGCCACCAACGAATGTTGCATTACAAAGCAGCTGATGACACTTTCATTCAGTATGATACCAAAGGGGTTCCACTCGGGATTCTTCCTGTAAGAAAAATTGATTACGAAGAAAAACAAGGCCGTTTGGAGCCAGGAGATTTTTTACTTCTGATCTCTGATGGATTTAGTGAACAAAGAAATCATTTAAAAGATGAGGTTGGTGTCGAAAGAATCCAATCCTGGTTACATGATGAACGAGAAAAACTTGTGATGGAAGGAAGAGGAAAGGTTGATTTAAAAAAACTGTCCGCAGCCTTTGTGGAGAGGTTTAGAGCCTATCAAGGTGACGTTCCCAATGGAGACGACTTAAGTTTTCTTTTCCTTTATTGCGGGGATTCCATTCCAGAAGCTTCGCATTACATCCAATTGGCGAAACAATCCAATTCAAAAATGAAAATGGAAGAAGCATATGCGCAAGCTTTGAAGGCCTTTAGCATTGATTCTTCTTTAAAAGAGATATTGGTGTTTTTAGGAAAAATGTATTACCGAGATGGGAAATATAAAGAGGCAATACGGTATTTAGAAGAATATTTGAGAACTTCGGGTGATAATACAGCTGCCTCCCATTTTATGATGGGAAGAGCGTATTACAAAGCGGGGATGATTTCGGAAGCAAAACGAGCGTTAAAGATGGCACTCTCTAGTGACCATAGTTTTGCCAAAGCAAGTATTCTACTTGCACAATGTTATTTGAAAGAAAATGCGAAACCAAAAGCAATCAAAGTATTGCAACAAGGCGTAAAGAACACACCTCAAAGTTTGGAATTAAAAACTTCTCTTTTGAGGTTAGAATCACACTCGCAAAAAGTCGGTTAA
- the rsmH gene encoding 16S rRNA (cytosine(1402)-N(4))-methyltransferase RsmH, which yields MSESPHIPVLPREVIDLLQKSEVTEPQWFLDGTAGEGGHSKLILQTFPNAKLILIDRDAVMLERAKKEIQSVIGSLDRVHSFQMNFSEVDKDLLESLGCPGLDGALVDLGVSLFHFLHSGRGFTFKNEEPLDMRLEPQVGRKTAADIVNYSTVLHLKKVFWEYGEERWALKIANNIVQSRHKKKFQTNTDLVKLVEASIPRKFWPKESHPATKIFQALRIEVNEELLHAEKGIRNLAECLKVGGILACISFHSLEDRIVKWTFRDLKASEHFEILTKKPILPTDTEIKENRASRSAKLRGLQRISPILNKRWER from the coding sequence GTGTCAGAATCGCCTCATATTCCCGTACTTCCAAGAGAAGTCATTGATTTGCTACAAAAATCGGAAGTCACCGAACCCCAGTGGTTCTTAGATGGGACTGCTGGTGAAGGTGGTCATTCCAAACTCATTCTACAAACCTTCCCAAATGCAAAACTCATCCTCATTGATCGAGATGCCGTCATGTTGGAAAGGGCAAAAAAAGAAATCCAATCTGTGATTGGTTCTCTTGACCGTGTTCATTCTTTTCAAATGAATTTTTCTGAAGTGGATAAAGATTTGTTGGAATCTTTAGGTTGCCCCGGACTCGACGGAGCCTTAGTTGATTTAGGGGTCTCTCTTTTCCATTTCTTACATTCAGGACGGGGATTTACTTTTAAAAATGAAGAACCTTTGGACATGAGGCTCGAACCGCAAGTGGGCAGGAAAACTGCCGCCGATATCGTCAATTATAGCACCGTTTTACATCTAAAAAAAGTGTTTTGGGAATATGGGGAAGAACGTTGGGCATTAAAAATAGCAAATAACATTGTACAGTCGAGACACAAAAAAAAATTCCAAACCAATACCGACCTAGTAAAACTTGTGGAGGCATCCATCCCAAGAAAGTTCTGGCCTAAAGAATCACATCCAGCAACCAAAATATTTCAGGCTTTGCGGATCGAAGTCAACGAAGAACTGTTACATGCAGAAAAAGGGATTCGTAACCTTGCCGAGTGTTTAAAAGTGGGTGGTATACTAGCATGTATTTCATTCCACTCGTTAGAAGACAGAATTGTCAAATGGACCTTCCGTGACCTAAAGGCATCTGAACATTTTGAAATCCTTACCAAAAAACCAATCTTACCCACTGATACGGAAATCAAAGAAAATCGGGCATCCAGATCGGCAAAATTAAGAGGTCTTCAAAGGATAAGTCCGATATTAAATAAGAGATGGGAACGATGA
- a CDS encoding menaquinone biosynthetic enzyme MqnA/MqnD family protein, with translation MKIGIVKHLNARPLTLYFERTSGYLPVYENPSVLIELLKQGELDCALVSSIECERNHETLDYTKVVGVCARDVVRSVLFFRHEKDAGMPQVVYTDKGSRSSVALLQCLLYREFGKIVEVVPTPASEISQMMLDGIGSHLLFGDHALLQTPVPGYQVVDLAEWWNRSTGLYFCFAFWAFPKGKVWDDRLFLTALEYGLKELDSIIKEEKRLPIAVTDRYLKQELHYIPEQKNLDGFDLFIKTAKELNLV, from the coding sequence ATGAAAATTGGCATTGTAAAACACCTGAATGCCCGCCCCCTAACCCTATATTTTGAGAGAACTTCCGGATATTTACCAGTGTATGAGAACCCGAGTGTTCTCATCGAACTTCTGAAACAAGGAGAATTGGACTGTGCCCTCGTTTCTTCCATCGAATGTGAAAGAAATCACGAAACCTTGGATTATACAAAAGTTGTGGGAGTTTGCGCAAGAGATGTTGTTCGTTCTGTTCTTTTCTTCCGGCACGAAAAAGATGCCGGGATGCCCCAAGTTGTTTATACAGACAAGGGGTCTAGATCGAGTGTGGCCCTATTGCAATGTTTACTCTATCGTGAGTTTGGAAAAATTGTGGAAGTAGTTCCCACCCCAGCTTCCGAGATTTCGCAAATGATGTTAGATGGGATTGGGTCTCATCTTTTGTTTGGTGACCATGCCTTATTACAAACTCCGGTTCCAGGATACCAAGTTGTAGATCTTGCGGAATGGTGGAACAGGTCAACCGGTCTTTATTTCTGTTTTGCTTTTTGGGCCTTCCCCAAAGGGAAGGTTTGGGATGACAGACTTTTTTTAACCGCTTTGGAATATGGGCTAAAAGAATTGGACTCAATCATAAAAGAAGAAAAAAGATTACCGATTGCAGTGACAGATCGTTATCTCAAACAAGAATTACACTATATACCAGAACAGAAAAATTTAGATGGTTTCGATTTGTTTATCAAAACGGCAAAAGAATTAAATCTCGTTTAG
- a CDS encoding HIT family protein → MSSYEEHSLRKNLFSIGKLGYAKGDRPNVDCILCGVRDKNEIVPNLTIAETELSIVSVNLFPYNPGHIIIFPKRHIIHYLELTEEEALDIHRLTQKTMRILEKQWKVQGFNIGYNLGKNSGGSIPHIHEHIVPRFPNEAGFLDVLSNTRIVIYEPYQMWEDLKKIWANEPENV, encoded by the coding sequence ATGAGTTCCTATGAAGAACATTCTCTTAGAAAAAACCTGTTCAGCATAGGGAAATTGGGTTATGCCAAAGGGGACAGACCCAATGTGGATTGTATCCTCTGTGGGGTCCGAGACAAAAACGAAATTGTTCCCAACCTGACCATTGCCGAAACAGAACTTTCCATTGTTTCAGTGAATCTTTTTCCTTACAATCCCGGTCATATCATTATCTTTCCCAAACGTCATATCATCCACTACTTAGAACTTACGGAAGAAGAAGCTTTGGACATCCATAGGTTGACCCAAAAAACGATGCGAATTTTGGAAAAACAATGGAAGGTGCAAGGGTTTAATATTGGTTATAATTTAGGAAAAAATAGTGGCGGGTCCATACCTCACATCCACGAACACATTGTGCCCAGATTTCCCAATGAGGCAGGTTTTTTAGATGTACTTTCCAATACTCGGATTGTCATCTATGAACCCTACCAAATGTGGGAAGATCTCAAAAAGATTTGGGCCAATGAACCAGAGAATGTTTAG